From Myxococcales bacterium, a single genomic window includes:
- a CDS encoding dipeptide epimerase, whose amino-acid sequence MLAIRHLRAEAFDVALTTPFGIAGGKQEVANNVLVTLELEDGTLGLGEAAPFPVVSGETRDQTLASLESMRSVVTGQDARRWRRIAAQLAELAPGAPAARCAVETALLDALCRHAGMPLWEFFGGAELSLHTDITLVTGTVADTRAAAERAAQGGFELLKVKIGGTQLDTDLARLVAVLEAAPRARLILDANAAFSSDEALAVLSELGPFRSRIVLFEQPTPAGDIEGLRRVRENGRIAVAADESAKNARAVTVLARERAADVINLKLMKSGVAEALDMALTARALGLRLMIGGMVETELAMTTGACFAAGLGGFSFVDLDTPLFMAKRPLAGGFEQRGPELSLAEIKAGHGVERVRDTT is encoded by the coding sequence ATGCTCGCCATCCGCCACCTGCGCGCCGAGGCCTTCGACGTCGCACTCACGACGCCGTTCGGCATCGCCGGCGGTAAACAGGAGGTCGCGAACAACGTCCTGGTCACGCTGGAGCTCGAGGACGGCACGTTGGGGTTGGGCGAAGCCGCACCGTTCCCGGTCGTGAGCGGCGAGACCCGAGACCAGACCCTCGCCAGCCTGGAGAGCATGCGCTCGGTCGTGACGGGCCAAGACGCGCGCCGCTGGCGACGCATCGCTGCACAGCTCGCGGAGCTCGCGCCCGGAGCGCCCGCCGCCCGCTGCGCCGTCGAGACCGCGCTGCTCGACGCACTCTGCCGCCATGCCGGCATGCCACTCTGGGAGTTCTTCGGCGGCGCCGAGCTCTCGCTGCACACCGACATCACGCTCGTCACCGGAACCGTAGCCGACACCCGAGCCGCCGCCGAGCGCGCCGCCCAGGGCGGGTTCGAGCTGCTCAAGGTGAAGATCGGCGGCACTCAGCTCGATACCGATCTCGCGCGCCTCGTCGCGGTCCTCGAGGCCGCGCCCCGCGCCCGGCTGATCCTCGACGCCAACGCGGCCTTCTCCTCCGACGAGGCCCTGGCTGTCTTGAGCGAGCTGGGTCCGTTTCGCTCACGCATCGTTCTGTTCGAACAGCCAACGCCAGCGGGCGACATCGAAGGCCTACGCCGGGTGCGCGAGAACGGACGCATCGCGGTAGCAGCGGACGAGAGCGCGAAGAACGCGCGCGCCGTAACGGTGCTCGCCCGAGAGCGCGCCGCCGACGTCATCAACCTGAAGCTGATGAAGAGCGGCGTTGCCGAGGCCCTCGACATGGCACTCACGGCTCGCGCGCTGGGCCTGCGTCTGATGATTGGCGGCATGGTCGAGACGGAGCTCGCCATGACCACCGGGGCGTGTTTCGCCGCAGGTCTCGGGGGATTCTCCTTCGTCGACCTCGACACTCCGCTGTTCATGGCGAAGCGGCCGCTCGCCGGCGGTTTCGAGCAGCGTGGACCGGAGCTCTCCCTCGCGGAGATAAAGGCCGGACACGGCGTCGAGCGGGTCCGAGACACGACGTAG
- a CDS encoding response regulator — MANSKAPPGRKSSRPTSRNSKAPASPSKSPARPSKAPARPSKSPARPSKAPARPSKAPARPSKAPRARVSHRPPASNKKLIVVADDDPAIAKMLLRMLEPKYDVRWAQDGPQALAQATAEPPPQLLVLDVMMPGFDGFGVAQRLKLVPQARRLPILFLTARDAPKDIVQGIQLGARGYIIKPFKVKELLDKVRALIGD, encoded by the coding sequence ATGGCCAACTCGAAGGCTCCGCCGGGGCGCAAGTCCTCGAGGCCCACGAGCCGCAACTCGAAAGCGCCCGCGTCCCCCTCGAAATCCCCCGCGCGCCCGTCGAAGGCCCCCGCGCGCCCATCGAAGTCCCCCGCGCGCCCGTCGAAGGCCCCCGCGCGCCCGTCGAAGGCCCCCGCGCGCCCATCGAAGGCGCCGCGCGCCCGCGTCAGCCATCGCCCGCCGGCGTCCAACAAGAAGCTCATCGTCGTAGCGGATGACGATCCCGCAATCGCCAAGATGCTGCTGCGCATGCTCGAGCCCAAGTACGACGTGCGCTGGGCCCAGGATGGGCCGCAGGCCCTCGCGCAGGCCACGGCGGAGCCCCCACCGCAGTTGCTCGTGCTCGACGTGATGATGCCCGGCTTCGATGGGTTCGGCGTCGCGCAGCGGCTGAAGCTCGTGCCTCAGGCCCGGCGCCTGCCCATCCTGTTCCTCACGGCGCGCGACGCACCCAAGGACATCGTGCAGGGCATCCAGCTCGGGGCGCGCGGCTACATCATCAAGCCGTTCAAGGTGAAAGAACTGCTGGACAAGGTCCGCGCGCTAATTGGCGACTGA
- the ychF gene encoding redox-regulated ATPase YchF, translating to MGFSCGIVGLPNVGKSTLFNSLSTAKAEAANFPFCTIEPNVGVVTVPDPRLDALAKVCKPEKIIPTTIRFVDIAGLVKGASKGEGLGNKFLSHIREVDAIAHVVRCFTDSNVVHVDGRVDPVADVATIGTELCLKDLDTVQNRLDRARKQSKGGDPIEKLAIGVCEKLAEHLDAGRPARSLRFEDEKESAIVKEMQLLTSKPTFYAANVDEASLTNLAGNPHYAALVALAKAEGAPVVPICASLEAQIAELEPADRPDFLASVGLSEPGLNQVIRVGYEMLGLITYLTAGEKEVRAWTIQKGWTAPQGAGVIHTDFERGFIKAEVIWWEDLVNLGSEAKCREAGKLRIEGRDYVVKDGDVMHFRFNV from the coding sequence ATGGGATTTTCCTGCGGCATCGTCGGCCTGCCGAACGTCGGCAAGAGCACCCTCTTCAACTCGCTCTCCACCGCCAAGGCGGAGGCCGCGAATTTCCCGTTCTGCACCATCGAGCCGAACGTCGGCGTCGTCACGGTGCCGGACCCGCGGCTCGATGCGCTGGCCAAGGTGTGCAAACCCGAGAAGATCATCCCGACGACGATCCGCTTCGTGGACATCGCCGGCCTGGTGAAGGGCGCGTCGAAGGGTGAAGGCCTCGGCAACAAGTTCCTCTCGCACATTCGTGAGGTCGACGCGATTGCGCACGTCGTGCGCTGTTTCACCGACTCGAACGTGGTGCACGTCGACGGGCGGGTCGATCCGGTCGCCGACGTCGCGACCATCGGCACCGAGCTGTGTTTGAAAGATCTCGACACGGTACAGAACCGCCTGGACCGCGCCCGCAAGCAGTCGAAGGGTGGCGACCCCATCGAGAAGCTCGCCATCGGGGTGTGCGAGAAGCTGGCGGAGCACCTCGACGCCGGCAGGCCGGCGCGCAGCCTGCGCTTCGAGGACGAAAAGGAGAGCGCCATCGTCAAGGAGATGCAGCTGCTCACTTCGAAGCCGACGTTCTACGCGGCCAACGTCGACGAGGCCTCCCTGACGAACCTCGCAGGCAACCCGCACTACGCGGCGCTCGTTGCGCTGGCGAAAGCGGAGGGCGCGCCGGTCGTCCCGATCTGCGCATCGCTCGAGGCGCAGATCGCGGAGCTAGAGCCCGCCGATCGCCCCGACTTTCTCGCCAGCGTCGGCCTGAGTGAACCCGGCCTCAATCAGGTGATCCGCGTCGGTTACGAGATGCTCGGCCTGATCACGTACCTGACGGCGGGTGAAAAGGAGGTCCGTGCCTGGACCATCCAGAAAGGCTGGACGGCGCCCCAGGGTGCCGGCGTGATCCACACCGACTTCGAGCGCGGTTTCATCAAGGCCGAGGTCATCTGGTGGGAAGATCTGGTCAACCTCGGCAGCGAAGCCAAGTGCCGCGAGGCCGGCAAGCTGCGCATCGAGGGCCGCGACTACGTGGTCAAGGACGGCGACGTGATGCATTTCCGGTTCAACGTTTAG
- a CDS encoding glutamine amidotransferase gives MRPIAIVVTGDPVPAARASRGSFADMIRRGVGEAWTGPWLEVDARAPAAWPEPEEISGVVVTGSSASVTERAPWILETEARLRGWVAAGAPVFGICFGHQLLGQALGGRVAHNPRGRQIGTVEAELTAKDVLFDGVARPFRVNASHRDVVAELPPGARVVGRTPKDPHAFVRFGERVVGVQSHPEFDAVTMRAYVTERREILTAEGFDVDATLDRVDDAEPGASVLRRFVEQAVRGGTG, from the coding sequence ATGCGTCCGATAGCCATTGTCGTCACCGGGGATCCCGTTCCGGCCGCGCGGGCCTCGCGGGGCAGCTTCGCCGACATGATCCGGCGTGGGGTCGGCGAGGCCTGGACGGGTCCGTGGCTGGAGGTCGATGCGCGGGCGCCGGCGGCGTGGCCCGAGCCGGAGGAGATCTCGGGTGTCGTCGTGACGGGGTCGAGCGCGAGTGTCACCGAGCGTGCGCCGTGGATCTTGGAGACGGAGGCACGCCTGCGCGGATGGGTCGCGGCGGGTGCGCCGGTGTTTGGGATTTGTTTTGGTCACCAGCTGCTCGGTCAGGCGCTGGGTGGCCGTGTCGCGCACAACCCGCGTGGGCGTCAGATCGGAACGGTGGAGGCGGAGCTCACTGCCAAGGACGTGCTGTTCGACGGTGTGGCACGTCCGTTCCGGGTCAACGCTTCGCATCGCGACGTGGTGGCAGAGCTTCCCCCGGGCGCGCGTGTGGTAGGGCGCACTCCGAAGGACCCGCATGCGTTCGTGCGCTTCGGCGAGCGCGTGGTCGGCGTGCAGAGTCACCCGGAGTTCGACGCGGTGACGATGCGCGCGTACGTCACGGAGCGGAGGGAGATCCTGACCGCCGAGGGTTTCGATGTCGATGCGACGCTCGACCGGGTCGACGACGCCGAGCCGGGTGCGAGCGTTCTCAGGCGCTTCGTGGAGCAGGCCGTGCGCGGTGGGACTGGGTGA
- a CDS encoding acyl-CoA dehydrogenase family protein: MDFELTEDQTLLVDTVREFVKKESPVERMRKLRGTELGWDRKTWKQMGELGWLGVMFPESVGGAGMTFVEAGLILQELGTTLVPEPIIPLMVAGTAIARSGSPEQQERFLAKSLTGDESLAFAWNEEQSRHDVNDVKTRAEKTKDGFRLDGQKRWVLNGHAADHIVLSARSGGDTRSGDGLSLFVIDKDTPGVKIQAVQMMDSQKGALLELKNVELGRDRLLGEEGKAGPLLDHLMDYGAAATVCEASGILQSVLWMTRSYLMERKQFGAPIGSFQALQHRAVDMFVETELTKSVAMLAMIKADETDVAERHRAISAAKTSVIESGAFVTRQGIQLHGGIGVTDEHDVGLYFKRMHILATLFGDDAFHTARYAGLPSFTRGV; the protein is encoded by the coding sequence ATGGACTTCGAATTGACCGAGGATCAGACCCTGCTCGTGGACACCGTCCGTGAGTTCGTGAAGAAGGAATCTCCCGTCGAGCGCATGCGCAAGCTGCGCGGCACGGAGCTCGGCTGGGACCGGAAGACCTGGAAACAGATGGGCGAGCTCGGCTGGCTCGGCGTGATGTTCCCCGAGAGCGTGGGCGGCGCCGGCATGACGTTCGTCGAGGCCGGGTTGATCTTGCAGGAGCTCGGCACGACGCTCGTGCCCGAACCCATCATCCCGCTCATGGTTGCGGGCACCGCCATCGCGAGGTCCGGCTCGCCGGAGCAGCAAGAGCGCTTCCTGGCCAAGTCGTTGACTGGCGACGAGAGCCTGGCCTTTGCCTGGAACGAGGAGCAGAGCCGGCACGACGTCAACGACGTGAAGACCCGCGCCGAGAAGACCAAGGACGGGTTCCGCCTCGATGGGCAGAAGCGCTGGGTGCTGAACGGCCACGCGGCCGATCACATCGTGCTGAGCGCGCGCTCCGGCGGGGACACCCGCAGTGGCGACGGGCTCTCGCTGTTCGTGATCGACAAGGACACGCCCGGCGTGAAAATCCAGGCCGTCCAGATGATGGACAGCCAGAAGGGCGCGCTCTTGGAGCTGAAGAACGTCGAGCTCGGCAGGGACCGCTTGCTCGGCGAAGAGGGCAAGGCCGGGCCGCTGCTCGATCACCTGATGGACTACGGCGCCGCCGCCACGGTGTGTGAGGCAAGTGGCATCCTGCAGTCCGTGCTGTGGATGACCCGCAGCTACCTGATGGAGCGCAAGCAGTTCGGCGCGCCCATCGGCAGCTTTCAAGCGTTGCAGCACCGCGCCGTGGACATGTTCGTGGAGACCGAGCTGACCAAATCCGTGGCCATGCTCGCGATGATCAAGGCCGACGAGACCGACGTCGCCGAGCGGCACCGGGCCATCAGCGCCGCCAAGACCAGCGTCATCGAGAGCGGGGCGTTCGTGACTCGCCAGGGCATCCAGCTGCACGGCGGCATCGGGGTCACCGACGAACACGACGTCGGGCTGTATTTCAAGCGCATGCACATCCTCGCCACGCTGTTTGGCGACGATGCGTTTCACACCGCGAGGTACGCCGGGCTGCCGAGCTTCACGCGCGGGGTTTGA
- a CDS encoding acyl-CoA dehydrogenase family protein, which produces MDLSFSPEELAFRDEVRAWIASALPPHLKAKAEIDAEFDHDEVMEWHKILGKQGWAAPHWPKEVGGTGWDAARRFLFSEELELAGTPRTSPFGLAMVGPLLIQFGNDAQKKRYLPKILSGEDVWCQGYSEPNAGSDLASLALRAEDKGDHFILNGQKTWTTYAQYADWIFLLARTNGEAKKKQEGISFILCDMKSPGVTAKPFLTTGGTPAFCETWFENVKVPKENLVGEMNQGWTYAKALLGHERTLVAGIGISARALLRAKRIARDTQAGGRALLDDPVVRARIATLEIRLEALRMANYRALAGAKLGHAPGPESSILKLRGTEIQQGCMDLLMVLMGHNSLSWYNEAGVVPPREHWVAPGFNYLRAATIYAGSNEIQKNIISKMILGLPS; this is translated from the coding sequence ATGGACCTTTCTTTCAGCCCCGAAGAGCTCGCCTTCCGCGACGAGGTTCGCGCCTGGATCGCGAGCGCCCTGCCCCCACACCTCAAGGCCAAAGCCGAGATCGACGCGGAGTTCGACCACGACGAGGTGATGGAGTGGCACAAGATCCTCGGCAAGCAGGGCTGGGCTGCGCCCCACTGGCCGAAAGAGGTCGGCGGCACCGGCTGGGATGCGGCACGGCGCTTCCTCTTCAGTGAAGAGCTGGAGCTGGCGGGCACCCCGCGCACCTCCCCGTTTGGCCTGGCCATGGTCGGTCCGCTCTTGATCCAGTTCGGCAACGACGCGCAGAAGAAGCGCTACCTGCCGAAGATCCTCAGCGGTGAGGACGTCTGGTGTCAGGGTTACTCGGAGCCGAACGCCGGCAGTGATCTGGCCTCGCTGGCGCTGCGTGCGGAAGACAAGGGCGACCACTTCATCCTGAACGGGCAGAAGACGTGGACGACCTACGCGCAGTACGCGGACTGGATCTTCTTGCTGGCGCGGACCAACGGCGAAGCGAAGAAGAAACAAGAAGGCATCAGCTTCATCCTGTGTGACATGAAGTCGCCGGGAGTGACGGCAAAACCGTTCCTGACTACCGGTGGAACGCCCGCGTTCTGCGAGACCTGGTTCGAGAACGTGAAGGTGCCGAAGGAGAACCTGGTCGGGGAGATGAACCAGGGCTGGACCTACGCCAAAGCGCTGCTCGGCCACGAGCGCACGCTGGTCGCGGGCATCGGCATCAGCGCCCGGGCGCTGCTTCGGGCCAAGCGCATTGCGCGAGATACCCAGGCGGGCGGGCGGGCGCTGCTCGACGACCCGGTCGTTCGTGCACGCATCGCCACCCTCGAGATCCGCCTCGAGGCGCTGCGCATGGCGAACTATCGGGCGCTGGCCGGAGCCAAGCTCGGTCACGCGCCGGGACCGGAGTCCAGCATCCTCAAGCTCCGCGGCACCGAGATCCAGCAGGGGTGCATGGACCTGTTGATGGTCTTGATGGGGCACAACTCGCTGTCTTGGTACAACGAGGCCGGCGTCGTTCCACCGCGCGAGCACTGGGTCGCGCCGGGGTTCAACTACCTGCGAGCGGCCACGATCTACGCGGGCTCCAACGAGATCCAGAAGAACATCATCTCGAAGATGATTCTTGGGCTCCCCAGCTGA